In Candidatus Sysuiplasma acidicola, the genomic window CATGAGCATGCAACTGGAGGATTTTGAGTGCTCAATAAGATGATGGCCGCGGTAGTGGTGGGCATCGTTGTTGCTGCAGGAATAGTATCAGTCGCTTACGTAGAGTACAACGCGCATCACCTACCAATCCATTCAAGCAATACTGTTGTGAATGAGACTGTTGCAGAGAATTTCCTGAATTACTCAGTTGATGCCTCCCCTCCTACACCCCTATACAATTTCAACACTACCACTTCCTTTGCCTATCACGATTCCAGGTCGAATCTCACTCTGAAGGCAACAAAGTTTGCTCCGTTCTACGGACCTCTAGATAACCCGCCTGATGTAATCTTGTATGCCGCAATGGTTGTCACCGGCAACATTTCTACCGCCTTACACCCTACTGGTGTGCTGGTGACCCTCTCCGACGTTGGTCCGTTTAACAATAGCAATGTTCATGAGATTCCGTATGCCTCACAATCATATCCGCCTCAATCAAATGTGACATCACCTAACGCTTCAACTTTTCCACAACTGTCTGGAAGCTTTGCCGTGCATGGTTTGTTCAAATTGATAAACGAGAAGGCAACGAATGGTATGTTCACATTTGGGCTCATTATGGTGCTGTACTTTGAATTTTTCGTTTACCACAGCACCATAGGAACACACATTCTCCACATGATGGCTTCACTTCAGGGTCTCGGCGTTCCTGTCACAGCCTCGATCAATGTGCTTCTGATAGACAAGAAATGAGAGAGAAAGAAATGAAATGCATTTATTCGTTCTTGATTGCAGCAATTATAGTTACGGCCACATTAGGAATTTTTCCGATAATGGCGGGGAAAGCAAGCGCCCAAACTCCCTCAGTGACAACAATGCATTATGGCTGGGCTGGCTATAGCAAAAACGATACTATCTACATGGATAGATATCTGACTATCGATGGAATTAATCAAGACAATCTCAGCTCCTCCGCGTATGTACTCCCTGAAGTGAGCGCCACCTCAAACTATTCGTGGCACAGTTCGAGTCTTGGCTTAATTAAGGCTTCTGCAGGAATCATTTCATCAGGTACTGGAAACTTCTATGAACACTATTCACAGTTGAGGTCGCCAGCTCCATCTCTCGTGGTTCAAGTGCCATTCGCACTGAGCGGGGGATTAAAAGTAAAATCAACTTCCGCCATATCTGCAAATTCTTCTGGTGCGATTGGCCTAAACGCCTCACTCAGTGAAAAGAATTCATATGGGCTGAAGTTAATTCGAATGGGTAATGATACTGTTTTGAATGCCACAGGCATGAACGGAGAAGCCGGGAATGCTAACCTATTGAAACTGATACTCGACGCCGCATCCTTGGGATTGCTTTTTGTTCCAGGATTGGATGCGATCGAACTGGCATATCTTGGTGCAATTGCGTTGGGTACCACATCAGTTATGTTGGATTTCACCTCGCTAGCATCCACTTCCGCTGTTTCGCCCTCCCCACTATATAATAACGCAACTGTATACGAAGATTATGGTACAACCGGGGGCAATTTCCTTTTCGAAAATGTGAACAATGAAACATGGCAGGATGTTTATGCAATGGGAACGAACTTTCAAATTACAATTCCAGCAGGCGATTTCAATACAACCCACTATTTCAGCCTTGAAGGGCAGTTCCAGCTGGGTGGAAGCACCATTATTAATGATTACTATAATTTCTCAGCGGTTCCCGCGGTTGAAATAACTGGCCACGTACACACAGCTTCCGGTGCAAACGCTCCGAACGCATACGTTTACCTTGACCACAACGGCAATGCATATCGTGTGGAGACGAACCAGTATGGGCAGTACAGATTCTTCGCCCGGCCGGATGAGTCATACAGTGTGTGGGGAAGATATCAGACACCGTTCAGCGAAAGTGGTAATTCTTCTGTTGTTACAGTGCCTACTGGAAGTTACGGGGGACTGAAGTGGGCCAATCTCACGATACCCGCGACTTTAGTAAACGGAACTGTAAGAGATCACAACGGCAACCCGATTGAAAACGCCACATTAACTATCTCCAAACAGGGAAAGTGGATGACAGCACAGACAAGTACCACAGGCAGTTACATGTTCGGCGTACCCGTCACTGGCGTATACACCATCAGCGCTAATGCGTCTGGTTATAATCCAGAGGAGGCAAACATCGATATCTCTTCCATTAGTCAAACCTATTACACTGTCAATTTGCAGAGCATGGAAGGTGTTGTGAATCCATTGCCTCCGGGCATTCTGTCCTACTATCAGATTCTCATTACCAACACACAGAATACACCTACGACTAATCCATACGATCAGGAGGTTGTCATAGACAGCGCAGCTTATTACAATCTTGAGGCTGTCAATCTTTCAAATGTAGAATTTTTCTATTCGAACGGCACAGTGATACCGTCATGGCTGGAAAGCGGTAACTACTCGGCGTTGAACAAAACAGTATACTGGCTCAAACTGGGAGATATACCCGCACATTCATCCATAACTGTTTACATGGGTTTCGCGTCTCCATCAACCATATTGTTCAACGGAAAGAACGTCGGGGAAGCTCCTGAACTTTCCACGCCTTATGGCAAGTACGACAACGGCGCGAACGTTTTCCCATTCTATGACAATTTTACTGGGAAGTCGCTGGGTTCTCAATGGACTGTTAGCGGGATAACATACACCGTGGACAACGGTTTCACTGCGACAGCGGCCTCGTCAAGTAACGACGGAATCTGGTCAACGAGCTATACTGCCGGTGTCGGAACATACTTCGACATGTACACGACTGCGTTCTCTTATGGAACCGGATGGCTGGAGAGCGGCTTGGTGACAAACACAAATTCAAACAATTATGGCACATTCGTTCAATCTCAGTTACCTCAACAAACGCTTCAAGCGTCAATAGTTTACGCACAGCAGCAGGACGTCAACGGGTGGGCAGATGCTACGCTGACAGATTCTAATGTGTCCTCCTTCTCTCCGGGAATATACACTGTGAATCCGACGAGTAGTTCCTACTCAACGTATCAATATGATTACGGTCCGGCTGCGTATGTAGGAACAGATGCCCCATCCTATCCCCTTCATATCGGGCTGATAAAATCAAGTGGCGGCAGCTTCACTTTGCCATTCAAGGTCACCTGGATACGAGTCAGGTCGAGCCTGCCGGATGGCATCATGCCTTCGATCTATGGACCAGTTTCAGTTGCTGGTTGGATACACCTCGCAATAATCAATAGCCAGGGCGTCGCAACCCCAAATCCTTTTCAGCAGATGATCAAATTCAACGCGTCAGCATACTCATCATATGAGAATCAGGGTCTGCAGAACGTTGAGTTCATGTGGATTAATGGCACCATTATACCCTCCTGGCTTGAAAGCGGTACTTCGTCCTCCACGAATGCTATCTTCTGGCTCAGAATCCCGTCGATTCCTGCAGATTCCGGGTATGGCATTTATGTGGTATTTGCCGACAGGACTGCTGTGATGATGAACGGTGAAACAATAGGTGAAGCACCACAACTGTCTGCAGTCTACGGCCAATATGACAATGGTGCAAATGTTTTCTTATGGTATGACAATTTTGCAGGATCGTCATCTTCTGCGCCGCCTGGCTGGTCGCAATGGTCTTATGCCTCGATGAATAACGGACTTTACATAAATCCGCCGAGTACCGACACTGTGAATGTCGGCGTTACATACAATGGCGCATCGTTCGGTCCCTACACAACAACAGACATCTATGGGCAGCCTCTTTATCCCGACGGCAATGCGTATTCAGCTGCGTGGTTCGGTTATACCGGCGGCAACCTTCTGCTGGTCGGTAACCCATCTGGATACACATATGTCAGCTATCCCAAAAATGCACCAGGTGGCACAGGAGGCAAGACAAACTATCCTGACGCAGTTGAAATCTGGACAATTTCAAGGAGTGGTTCTGACGGCTATTCCTACCTGAACTACGGCGACTCTTACAGCGCAAGTGGGCTCCCGACGAACAATCAGAATGTCACCGATTCGGGACAGGGATTTTCTAATCCGTCTTTTGTGCAGTGGTGGCGAGTGAGGGCAACACCGCCAAACAACGTGATGCCGAGTGTTGTCAACTATGGCTACGTCACCTTCAAAGAATCCGGCCTCAGCGGACAGTCATGGTCCGTAACACTTTCCGGCCCTCTAGGCTCGCAGACTCAATCTTCCACTGGAAACAACATTACCCTTTATGGTGCGGGGAATAATGATTACTCTATCGGTGCGCCAGGAGGATACACCGCTAGTCCATCCAGCGGTAGTGTTGACCTCGGAATTTATCAGCAATCTGTCGATATATCCTTTTCAACTACCTATATCACAGGAGTATTCAGTGAGTCCGGTCTGCCGAGCGGCTCGACATGGTCTGCCACGTACAACGGCAAGTCAGGATATGCAAGTGCGGGTTCTTCGATAACAATCACTGTTGTAGACTCAGGAGACTATTGGTTCATACCACAGGTGTCTATTCGGGAGTCAAACGGCGATACATATACATACAGTCCTTCCCCATCCAGCGGAAACCTCCCTGGGGGAGGGCACGTAAGCACTACGTTCAGCCTCACAAAGATATGCAGTGGAAGCGTCTGCTTCAACAGTGTCAACGGCTCCACTCCTATCCTCCTCGCAAACGGCAGTTTTGAGCTTGCTGATGCCATAACCCCAGGCACTCAGATTATGGCATACAACTGGAGTTCCGGTATATACACTCCTGAAACCATCCTGAACGTATCAGTCACAACACATTCGAGAATGCTCACGATCAACGGATACCTCAGCCTGTCATACAATCAATCAGTGCTTACGGACCATGGATATGTAACTGCCGGCAATCTGACGAATGGCGACAGAGTCTTTGACGCATTCACAGGCACTTATGTCAGGGTCAACTCGCTGAGTCTGTCATATGGTCACTTCATAATGTATGATTTCGAGATAGGGGGAATTCAGGACTATATTGCATGGCAATATGTGCTGTATGCCAACTCATGACGTCCGTGAAATGTTTCAGGCAAAAAACTGTCAATATGCAGAGGTATATAAATCGTGAAAAAGGTTCCTTCCAGGCTCGTTGAGTGGAAAGATATTGCCCGCTGGTGCTCCGCAATCGGAGAAAAGGTGGTGGAAAGCGGTTTCCGGCCCGATGCTGTGATCGGCCTTGCGAGAGGAGGGTGGATCCCTGCGAGACTGGTATCGGATGAACTTGGCGTGAAACAGCTGATATCCCTCAGGACACAGCACTGGGGCGTCACAGCCTCGAAGGACGGGAAGGCTACGCTCGCCACGACGATACAGGAGTCAGTTGAGGACAGAAAACTGCTGATCGTCGACGATATAACAGACACGGGGGACAGCATAAAGCTTGCATTTGAGCATGCCACATCCCTCTCCCCGGCTGCTGTCAGGACGGCAACTATGCTACACATAAACCATTCCGGTTTCGTGCCCGACTACTTTGCGGAAGAAGTGGACGCAAATCACTGGACATGGTATGTATTCCCGTGGAATTACGGCGAGGACATGGCAACATTCATCGGAAACATTCTCTCTGAAGGTCCGCGAAGCCTGAAAGATGTGTCGTCCGCTTTGAAGGAGTACAACAACATAACGATCGATGAAAGAAAATTGCTTAGTACAATGATCAGGTTTTCAAAACTTGGCATTGTTTTCAAAAAAGGAAGTCTGTGGGAAAAGCGCTGAATGGTGAGTCCGCGGTTCATCCTGACCGGAGTGCTTAGTCGGATGTAAAGCGGGATGAAAACATGACCGCACTGTCCTTCAGATACTCGAGCACAGGCAGCTTTTTCCCTGAAATGAGCGCTTCGAGCGCACCGCCACCGGTGCTGATGAAGGAGAAACGCTCTGAGAAACCCAGTGCCCGCGCCGCAGCCGAAGTGTGCCCACCTCCGACCATGCTGAACTTCCCGGGTGCCGCCGCCGCTTCGAAAAGAGAACGTGTGCCAGTGTCGAAACCTGCGCGTTCATAAACGCCGGCTGGACCTGATATGAACACGGTACCTGCGCCTGAGAGCGTGCCCACATACTCCCGGATTGTGGCGCCGCCGATGTCGAGGGCTCTAAGGTCCTTCGGCCATGCCCGGACGCTTTCTTCCATCCTCTTTCCATCCCGTTCGAAAGCCATGTCAACGGGCAGATGAATTTTTTCAGAGGCTCTGAGTAGTTTTGATGCACTCTCCATGAATGAGGCATCAGCGTCAGAAGCAATGTCCAGTTCAGTAGCGCTGTCGATGCTCACTCCTCCTGCTGCAAGGAGTGCTATTGCGAGGTAGCCTGACAGCAACACAGACTCAATTTGTTCATTGGAGCAGACGCTTTCCAGAACGGGCACAAAATCAGAGAATTTCTTTCCTCCGAAGATGTAAACAACAGGCTTCGCAGGATTGTCCAGCAGTCTGGATGTGCCTCTCAGCTCTTTCTCCATGAGCCTTCCAATAGCAGAGGGCAGTGTTTTCGTGAAGCCCGTCATAGAGCAGTGTGACCGGTGAATGGCAGCAAAGGCATCGTTGACAAAAAAATCAAAGTGCGGAGAGAGTGCCGTGACGAGTTCTCTTCCAGCATGCTCTGAAGCTGTTGCTTTCTTCTGCTCATAATCGAGTTTTCTCACGTTGTCCAGGAGCAGCGCCCTGCCGGGCCTCAGCTTCGTTATTTGAACAATAGCGGTTTCAGAGCAAATGTCAGGAACAAACGAGACTGTACCACCGAGCATTCCGTTCAGTATACGGCAGTGCTCCTCCATCGATGTGAAATCATCGTCACCCGGCCTTCCCTGATGCGCAAGAATGGCGACGGCCGCGCCAGTTGACAGCAGTTCAGAGAGCGTTTCAGTGGCTGCGGCGATCTTACTGCCATCCTGTATCTTCCCCGTCTTCCTGTCGACAGGCGAGTTGAGATCCAAACGCAGCAGTATCCTCTTTCCACTGGCATCGAAGTCATCCAGCGTTTTGACGCCGTCAAGGAGCATTTTCAACTACACCAGGCCCAGCGACTTGTCCGTCTTCCTTATGCTCCTGGTAGCATCGCGTTCCATCTCCATCATGGAACGTATGCAGTCGATGTTTTCAGGTATAACATCACTCTCCTGGTGAACGGCCTGATAATAGTACAGATGCTTGCCCTCAACGTGAACGCCGTCATCCCAGACGATAGTTTCGGCAAAATCACCGCCGTGTCTGCCCAGATCTCTGGCTATCTCCATTATCTGTCCGCTCGTCTTGATCCCATGTTTGCCGCTGACAAACTTTATTCTTGGCATCTGGTCCCACAGTGAAAGGACATCAGACGTCTTGACGTTGGATTTCCTGAGTTTCGCGTAAATACAGTGAACATGCATGTTTGTCGTGGGGACCTTCGCTGCCATGGTGCTTATGTTGAGATCCGGCATGACTGTCCGGACGTCGACGCCGTGATGTGTGGGAAGATGCAATGACGGTTCCACCGCATTCAGCGCGCTTCCCTTTGACTCAGCAGGATCAGCGCCGCGTCTTATGATTGAGGCAAACACCTCGTCGAGCTTGAACATCCTGTCCAGCGGATAGAGTGTCCTGATCAGGCCCGTGGTATTGCACGAAACAACCCTGGAATACTTCCTGCCGTAGGCTGCATCATATGTCGCAAAGGCATTGAACGACAGGCCGGCGACTTCGTGTTTTTCCCCTCCCTGAAATATCGCCTTTACCCCTGCTTCCTCGTACAGTTTCTTGTTCTCCCTGCCGATGCCTTCGGGCGTGCAGTCGACAACAATATCGACCTTCGTGAGCAATTCCTGCAGATTGCCCTCGACCTCTATGCCCTGCTCCCTGAATTCATCAATGTTCCTGCCGTCGGCGACATAAAGAGGCATGCCCTCCTTGTTTGCAAGCCTCGATTCATAGTTGGGTTTCGTCTTTGCGACACCGACAACCTCCATGTCGTCCTGCAGCCTGACCGCTCTTGCGACTCGCTTCCCTATAGTACCGAAACCGTTGACCGCTATCCTAGCCGGCATTCCATTCGCCTTCCAGAAGGTGGCCAGCTGCCCTGATCCGCCGCCCCGGGCAACCTCAAAAATGGTTGCACAAACGCTCCGGATCTACGAGAGACAGCACACTTCAACCCGCAATACAGTTCGATGGATTATAAAGGTTGCATCCGGTGTCAACTTCTCACACGTTAGTCGTTATCTCCCGCAGAGGCACGAGAGCATTATGCATCACTGTCGCATCGTTCAACAGTCTCGAAAACTGTTATATAATCAACCCCTTTAGCTTCATTTGTCACAATTGGTGCTATAATGGCAAGAAAACCGGGTAGAATGTATTCGAGGATAAGGGGTCAGGCTTACACAAGGAAGGAGTACATGGGAGGTGTTCCTGCACCAAGAATCAGCCAGTTTGATCAGGGCGACCTTAAAGGAAGTTTTTCAGTATCGCTTAATCTTATTGTGAAGGAAACGTGCCAGATAAGGCATACAGCCCTTGAGGCGGCACGTATTTCGGCCAACAGAGCACTTTCGAAGAGAGCCGGTGCAAACGGTTTCTACATGAAAATCAGGGTTTATCCGCATAACGTTCTGAGGGAGAACAAACTGGCAACGGGCGCAGGCGCTGACCGTGTGTCAGATGGTATGAGGGCTGCATTCGGTAAGGCCATCGGCACTGCTGCACGTGTGGACAGGAACCAGACTGTGATGGTAGTGAAGGTCAACAAACAGCATGTGGATGCGGCAAAATATGCACTGAACAGGGCTGCGGTCAAACTGCCGAGTCCGTGTTACATAACAGTTGAAGGCGCATTGGGCTGAGTGCCTGCAGTACAACAGGATCGATTATCGTATTTGTGAAAATCAGCGACAGTCCGTTTCTGAGCGGATATGACGTTTTCACATTAACATGATCGTGCAGTGATGATCGGAATGAGTTCATCAAGCCGTCTTATCTTCGGCACATAGCCGCTTGTATCCTTTTCCTCTCTGTCCAGCAGAACTGGAGACATTCCGGCCGCAAGAGCGCCTGCAACATCCTTCTCGAATATGTCACCCACGTGGAAGAGTCGTTCTGGCTGTATGCCGAGTTTTGAAGAAGCCGCGAGGAAAATTCCGGGATCAGGCTTGTCGTATCCCTCCTCCTCTGATGTGACGACTGCATCGAAGAAGTGCCCAATGCCCAGAGAGTTCAGTTCACTTCTCAGGACATCAGACATCATTCTGTTCTGGCTCACTATGCCGATCCTGAATGATGCTTTCCTTATTGCGGCAAGCGTACCTGAGACATCCGGGAAAAGTGTGCGCCTGTCGAATGTGCTCCACTTTTCTCGTATGAGTGAGGCAGTTTCTTCAGGATTCGAAAAAAAGCCTGCAGACTTCAGAAAGAAGACGTTGCAGTCCTCCATAATTTGTCCGGACCACCTGTTTCCTCTGGGCAGAGAGGAATAATGTTCTTCCCAGTAAGAGCGCATTTTCATGAATGTCGAGTCGAATTCTTGCCTGCCAATCGCGATATCGAGGGACGTGAGTATGCTGTAGAGTATCTCGTCAGCCTCCCTGTTGCTCACGAGTGTTCCCCCGTAATCGAAGAGCACGCCTTCCATATGTCTGTCTACAGGCACATGGTGCATACCTGCTCCAGAGGCGAAGTACATAAAATAATCTGCCGGAGCTTAAGCTTCATCTGTTAAGAAAAAAGTTTTTCCGGCAGCCGTTCCCGCGGCATTGCCGGAATGCTGGTCTGACTGATTTACCTTATTACGTCGATGCCTTCGTCGAAGTTCTGCGTGGATGCAGCAACATGCGCCGCACGACCCACTTCGGGAAGTGTTTCCACGGAGTCCTCCTTCGTAAGCATGTACCTCGATCTTGCACCGGTGACTATCAGCAGAACCTTGACGGTTCCCTGCAGGCTGTCCTCGACCGAGCAACCCCATATGATCCTGGCGTTCCTGCTTATGGATGAACTGACAACCTCTGCGGCCTTCTGAGCCTCGGTAATCGTCAGATCATGTCCGCCCGTAACCCTGATAAGG contains:
- a CDS encoding DUF2341 domain-containing protein is translated as MGNDTVLNATGMNGEAGNANLLKLILDAASLGLLFVPGLDAIELAYLGAIALGTTSVMLDFTSLASTSAVSPSPLYNNATVYEDYGTTGGNFLFENVNNETWQDVYAMGTNFQITIPAGDFNTTHYFSLEGQFQLGGSTIINDYYNFSAVPAVEITGHVHTASGANAPNAYVYLDHNGNAYRVETNQYGQYRFFARPDESYSVWGRYQTPFSESGNSSVVTVPTGSYGGLKWANLTIPATLVNGTVRDHNGNPIENATLTISKQGKWMTAQTSTTGSYMFGVPVTGVYTISANASGYNPEEANIDISSISQTYYTVNLQSMEGVVNPLPPGILSYYQILITNTQNTPTTNPYDQEVVIDSAAYYNLEAVNLSNVEFFYSNGTVIPSWLESGNYSALNKTVYWLKLGDIPAHSSITVYMGFASPSTILFNGKNVGEAPELSTPYGKYDNGANVFPFYDNFTGKSLGSQWTVSGITYTVDNGFTATAASSSNDGIWSTSYTAGVGTYFDMYTTAFSYGTGWLESGLVTNTNSNNYGTFVQSQLPQQTLQASIVYAQQQDVNGWADATLTDSNVSSFSPGIYTVNPTSSSYSTYQYDYGPAAYVGTDAPSYPLHIGLIKSSGGSFTLPFKVTWIRVRSSLPDGIMPSIYGPVSVAGWIHLAIINSQGVATPNPFQQMIKFNASAYSSYENQGLQNVEFMWINGTIIPSWLESGTSSSTNAIFWLRIPSIPADSGYGIYVVFADRTAVMMNGETIGEAPQLSAVYGQYDNGANVFLWYDNFAGSSSSAPPGWSQWSYASMNNGLYINPPSTDTVNVGVTYNGASFGPYTTTDIYGQPLYPDGNAYSAAWFGYTGGNLLLVGNPSGYTYVSYPKNAPGGTGGKTNYPDAVEIWTISRSGSDGYSYLNYGDSYSASGLPTNNQNVTDSGQGFSNPSFVQWWRVRATPPNNVMPSVVNYGYVTFKESGLSGQSWSVTLSGPLGSQTQSSTGNNITLYGAGNNDYSIGAPGGYTASPSSGSVDLGIYQQSVDISFSTTYITGVFSESGLPSGSTWSATYNGKSGYASAGSSITITVVDSGDYWFIPQVSIRESNGDTYTYSPSPSSGNLPGGGHVSTTFSLTKICSGSVCFNSVNGSTPILLANGSFELADAITPGTQIMAYNWSSGIYTPETILNVSVTTHSRMLTINGYLSLSYNQSVLTDHGYVTAGNLTNGDRVFDAFTGTYVRVNSLSLSYGHFIMYDFEIGGIQDYIAWQYVLYANS
- a CDS encoding phosphoribosyltransferase — translated: MKKVPSRLVEWKDIARWCSAIGEKVVESGFRPDAVIGLARGGWIPARLVSDELGVKQLISLRTQHWGVTASKDGKATLATTIQESVEDRKLLIVDDITDTGDSIKLAFEHATSLSPAAVRTATMLHINHSGFVPDYFAEEVDANHWTWYVFPWNYGEDMATFIGNILSEGPRSLKDVSSALKEYNNITIDERKLLSTMIRFSKLGIVFKKGSLWEKR
- the pgk gene encoding phosphoglycerate kinase, whose amino-acid sequence is MLLDGVKTLDDFDASGKRILLRLDLNSPVDRKTGKIQDGSKIAAATETLSELLSTGAAVAILAHQGRPGDDDFTSMEEHCRILNGMLGGTVSFVPDICSETAIVQITKLRPGRALLLDNVRKLDYEQKKATASEHAGRELVTALSPHFDFFVNDAFAAIHRSHCSMTGFTKTLPSAIGRLMEKELRGTSRLLDNPAKPVVYIFGGKKFSDFVPVLESVCSNEQIESVLLSGYLAIALLAAGGVSIDSATELDIASDADASFMESASKLLRASEKIHLPVDMAFERDGKRMEESVRAWPKDLRALDIGGATIREYVGTLSGAGTVFISGPAGVYERAGFDTGTRSLFEAAAAPGKFSMVGGGHTSAAARALGFSERFSFISTGGGALEALISGKKLPVLEYLKDSAVMFSSRFTSD
- a CDS encoding type II glyceraldehyde-3-phosphate dehydrogenase, with product MPARIAVNGFGTIGKRVARAVRLQDDMEVVGVAKTKPNYESRLANKEGMPLYVADGRNIDEFREQGIEVEGNLQELLTKVDIVVDCTPEGIGRENKKLYEEAGVKAIFQGGEKHEVAGLSFNAFATYDAAYGRKYSRVVSCNTTGLIRTLYPLDRMFKLDEVFASIIRRGADPAESKGSALNAVEPSLHLPTHHGVDVRTVMPDLNISTMAAKVPTTNMHVHCIYAKLRKSNVKTSDVLSLWDQMPRIKFVSGKHGIKTSGQIMEIARDLGRHGGDFAETIVWDDGVHVEGKHLYYYQAVHQESDVIPENIDCIRSMMEMERDATRSIRKTDKSLGLV
- a CDS encoding 50S ribosomal protein L16 is translated as MARKPGRMYSRIRGQAYTRKEYMGGVPAPRISQFDQGDLKGSFSVSLNLIVKETCQIRHTALEAARISANRALSKRAGANGFYMKIRVYPHNVLRENKLATGAGADRVSDGMRAAFGKAIGTAARVDRNQTVMVVKVNKQHVDAAKYALNRAAVKLPSPCYITVEGALG
- a CDS encoding HAD-IA family hydrolase translates to MYFASGAGMHHVPVDRHMEGVLFDYGGTLVSNREADEILYSILTSLDIAIGRQEFDSTFMKMRSYWEEHYSSLPRGNRWSGQIMEDCNVFFLKSAGFFSNPEETASLIREKWSTFDRRTLFPDVSGTLAAIRKASFRIGIVSQNRMMSDVLRSELNSLGIGHFFDAVVTSEEEGYDKPDPGIFLAASSKLGIQPERLFHVGDIFEKDVAGALAAGMSPVLLDREEKDTSGYVPKIRRLDELIPIITARSC